Proteins encoded together in one Terriglobus saanensis SP1PR4 window:
- a CDS encoding bestrophin family protein: protein MIVPRSPQIRRMVEYVGRPLLVLFGYDLAVVVAYKVMHWDFVALPHVPLALFGSAIGLILGFRNNSAYDRWWEARKLWGVIVNNSRSWARLVVSTVASPDASEQQAVRTMQVRLVHHQIAYVHAIRQHLRGLAPWEELSPLLHEEEISALQYEKNIPLAIQVQTGKLVQECLQRGWITDLQWSLMNTNIDDLADAQGGCERIKNTPMPKQYDYFPKLFVEIYCLVLPLTLVTNMQWYTPLGSTLVGFIFLALDKIGRDMEDPFDNTIYDVPLTSISRNIEINLRQILGEEELPAAEVAVRGVLW from the coding sequence ATGATCGTTCCTCGTTCGCCGCAGATTCGCAGAATGGTGGAGTACGTCGGCAGGCCTTTGCTGGTGCTCTTCGGATACGACCTGGCTGTCGTTGTAGCATACAAGGTGATGCACTGGGACTTCGTGGCCCTGCCGCACGTTCCCCTGGCGCTCTTCGGTTCGGCGATCGGTTTGATCCTTGGCTTCCGCAACAACTCGGCATATGACCGCTGGTGGGAGGCGCGAAAGTTGTGGGGTGTGATCGTGAACAACTCACGCAGCTGGGCCCGTCTTGTGGTCTCCACAGTAGCTTCGCCCGATGCATCCGAGCAACAGGCGGTGCGCACGATGCAGGTGCGCCTGGTGCATCATCAGATTGCTTACGTGCATGCGATAAGACAGCATCTGCGCGGCCTCGCGCCGTGGGAAGAACTGTCGCCGCTGCTGCATGAAGAGGAGATTTCCGCGCTGCAGTACGAGAAAAATATTCCGCTAGCCATTCAAGTGCAGACCGGAAAACTGGTGCAGGAGTGCCTGCAGCGGGGGTGGATCACCGATCTGCAATGGTCGCTGATGAATACGAACATCGACGACCTTGCGGACGCGCAGGGTGGGTGCGAGCGCATCAAGAACACACCGATGCCGAAGCAGTATGACTACTTCCCGAAGCTGTTCGTGGAGATCTACTGTCTGGTGCTGCCGCTGACTCTGGTCACGAATATGCAGTGGTATACGCCGCTGGGATCTACGTTGGTCGGGTTTATTTTTCTTGCACTGGACAAGATTGGTCGGGACATGGAAGACCCCTTCGACAACACAATTTACGATGTTCCCTTGACGTCGATCTCGCGGAATATCGAAATTAATCTGCGGCAGATTCTGGGCGAGGAAGAGTTACCTGCGGCCGAAGTTGCGGTGCGTGGAGTACTTTGGTAG
- a CDS encoding Crp/Fnr family transcriptional regulator: MPRSISRSCLECAVRGGDCFCTLEDDALRTLENLGEHVQVPQGTQIFREGFDPDKVFIVCKGQVKLTVTSKDGRLLILRIAAPGDVLGLAAALRHKQYEASAVAIEPCQLKWMVRADFFEFMKQFSEVGENSARSLAEEYRTTVMSARRLALSGSAGGKLASVLLEWAHRASIDKTQLKFVMPLTHEELASMAGISRETTTRMLTKFKGDGLITIHGSTIVIEDEAGMEQMFS; this comes from the coding sequence ATGCCGCGTTCGATTTCAAGGAGCTGTCTGGAGTGCGCGGTCCGAGGGGGTGATTGTTTCTGCACCCTCGAAGACGATGCGCTGCGGACGTTGGAAAATCTCGGCGAGCATGTACAAGTGCCGCAGGGAACACAGATTTTTCGCGAAGGATTCGACCCCGACAAGGTCTTCATCGTCTGCAAGGGGCAGGTAAAGCTGACCGTCACGAGCAAGGATGGTCGCCTGCTGATTCTGCGCATCGCGGCTCCTGGCGATGTGCTGGGGCTGGCTGCAGCGTTGCGGCATAAGCAGTACGAAGCGTCCGCGGTGGCGATCGAGCCGTGCCAGTTGAAGTGGATGGTGCGTGCGGACTTCTTCGAGTTCATGAAGCAGTTCAGCGAGGTGGGTGAGAACTCCGCGCGATCCTTGGCGGAGGAGTATCGCACCACGGTGATGAGTGCGCGGCGGCTGGCGCTCTCCGGAAGCGCTGGTGGAAAGCTTGCGAGCGTGCTGCTGGAGTGGGCGCACAGGGCTTCGATCGACAAGACGCAGTTGAAGTTTGTGATGCCGCTGACGCACGAGGAGCTGGCGAGTATGGCGGGTATCTCGCGTGAGACGACGACGCGGATGCTCACGAAGTTCAAAGGCGACGGCCTGATCACCATCCATGGCTCTACGATTGTGATCGAGGATGAGGCAGGGATGGAGCAGATGTTTTCCTGA
- a CDS encoding cytochrome c oxidase subunit I, with protein sequence MSTATVTAPQAIAPKRHYLNETHGLKSWLLTVDHKRIGLLYLGSISFFFLIGGLLAMVLRIHLLTPTGDLMAADTYNKVFTMHGIVMVFFVLIPAVPAILGNFILPIMIGARDLAFPRINLLSWYCFVIAGILLLYTVLAGGVDTGWTFTTPLSTRFVNTNVVSAGLAAFVAGFSSIFTGLNFIVTIHRMRAPGMTWFRMPLFLWANYAASVIMVLGTPVVAVTIVLVAIERLFHFGFFDPAMGGDPLLFQHLFWFYSHPAVYVMLLPAMGVISELVSAFSRKRVFGYTAVAFSSIAIAAFSFFVWAHHMFIMGISNYSALVFSMLTMLVAVPSAIKVFNWTFTLYKGSISFDAPMIYVLCFIGLFVIGGCTGVFLGTLGMNISLTETYFIVAHFHFVMVGSVIMAYLGGLHFWWPKITGRMYPEAPAKAAAICIFIGFFVTFGPQFMLGYLGMPRRYATYPKEFQVLNVMSTAGATVMAFGYFLTAAYLLWSLRYGAIATSNPWNAAGLEWTISSPPPTENFSKTPIITTEAYPYDVIDGTASPHKVMA encoded by the coding sequence ATGAGTACCGCCACAGTCACTGCCCCCCAGGCCATCGCTCCCAAGCGTCACTATCTCAACGAGACCCACGGCCTAAAGAGCTGGCTGCTCACCGTCGATCACAAGCGGATCGGCCTGCTTTACCTGGGCTCCATCTCTTTCTTCTTCCTCATCGGCGGCCTGCTCGCGATGGTGCTCCGTATTCATCTCCTTACGCCCACAGGCGATCTTATGGCGGCGGACACCTACAACAAGGTCTTCACCATGCATGGCATCGTCATGGTCTTCTTCGTCCTGATTCCAGCCGTCCCCGCCATCTTAGGAAACTTCATTCTTCCCATCATGATTGGCGCTCGGGACCTCGCCTTCCCGCGCATCAATCTGCTCTCCTGGTATTGCTTCGTCATCGCCGGAATTCTGCTGCTCTACACTGTTCTCGCAGGTGGCGTCGATACAGGCTGGACCTTCACCACGCCGCTCTCCACGCGCTTCGTAAATACCAACGTGGTCTCCGCCGGTCTGGCCGCCTTCGTCGCTGGCTTCTCGTCCATCTTCACGGGTCTCAACTTCATCGTCACCATCCACCGTATGCGCGCACCCGGTATGACGTGGTTCCGCATGCCGCTCTTCCTCTGGGCCAACTACGCCGCTTCGGTCATCATGGTCCTTGGCACACCAGTCGTCGCAGTCACCATCGTTCTGGTCGCCATCGAGCGCCTCTTTCACTTCGGCTTCTTCGATCCCGCCATGGGCGGAGACCCGCTCCTCTTCCAGCATCTCTTCTGGTTCTACTCCCACCCGGCCGTTTACGTCATGCTTCTTCCAGCGATGGGAGTTATCTCGGAACTCGTCAGTGCCTTCTCGCGCAAACGCGTCTTCGGCTATACCGCGGTGGCTTTCTCGTCCATTGCGATCGCTGCTTTCAGCTTCTTCGTCTGGGCGCACCACATGTTCATCATGGGCATCTCGAACTACTCCGCCCTTGTCTTTTCGATGCTCACGATGCTCGTCGCCGTGCCCTCTGCGATCAAGGTCTTCAACTGGACTTTCACGCTCTACAAGGGTTCCATCTCGTTCGATGCTCCGATGATCTACGTCCTCTGCTTCATCGGCCTCTTCGTCATCGGAGGCTGCACCGGCGTCTTCCTCGGCACACTCGGTATGAATATCTCGCTCACCGAGACCTACTTCATCGTGGCCCACTTCCACTTCGTCATGGTCGGCTCTGTCATCATGGCGTACCTCGGAGGCCTGCACTTCTGGTGGCCTAAGATCACGGGCCGCATGTATCCCGAAGCCCCCGCAAAGGCTGCAGCCATCTGCATCTTCATCGGGTTCTTCGTCACCTTTGGACCGCAGTTTATGCTCGGTTATCTCGGCATGCCGCGCCGCTATGCCACATATCCCAAAGAGTTTCAGGTACTCAATGTGATGTCGACGGCTGGCGCTACGGTGATGGCCTTTGGTTATTTCCTCACCGCTGCGTATCTCCTGTGGAGCCTGCGCTACGGTGCCATCGCCACATCGAATCCGTGGAACGCCGCAGGCCTCGAATGGACGATCTCCTCACCGCCCCCTACCGAAAACTTCAGCAAAACGCCCATCATTACCACGGAGGCTTACCCCTACGACGTGATCGACGGAACAGCCTCCCCACACAAGGTCATGGCGTAG
- a CDS encoding MFS transporter, translating into MATTPIPMSMRETLGIRSMRRLWYAQIVSNFGDFLALYAVIAVLTFGLHANAQQITGVQIAYSLPIAILGIMAGVFVDRWPLKPTLILSDAIRSGLTLLLLFATHLSHFYAILAAISIVSSFFNPAQGVALRSIVPMHGLRSANALMQQVVFVMRILGPATSAVLVSAFGPRSCYLVDAASFAASACFIATVAISPPPASQETATTHTGLARIRHDMQQGLSFIVHHAALLFVILALASGMFVLGCFGPLIAIYVRDVLHGTNRAFGLASAAIGVGILLGLNVLNTFGKRLRETTLVYSGLSGIALGLMVLVFFPHLWTTVVGNLFIGFSVAGVIVPAQTLIQQETPQHLMGRVGSTVMSSVFAAQIGGLLLSGVLAQHTGTRHVFALCAVLVVVLLAAGKFFMEPKDAPATKL; encoded by the coding sequence ATGGCCACCACGCCCATTCCGATGTCCATGCGCGAAACCCTCGGCATTCGCTCCATGCGTCGGCTCTGGTACGCGCAGATCGTCTCCAACTTTGGCGACTTCCTCGCCCTCTATGCCGTCATCGCCGTGCTCACCTTCGGCCTGCATGCCAACGCGCAGCAGATCACCGGCGTACAGATCGCCTACTCCCTGCCCATCGCCATACTCGGCATCATGGCGGGCGTCTTCGTCGACCGCTGGCCCCTCAAACCGACCCTCATCCTCTCGGATGCCATCCGCTCCGGTCTGACGCTTCTTCTGCTCTTCGCTACGCATCTCTCACACTTCTACGCGATTCTCGCCGCCATCAGCATCGTCTCCAGCTTCTTCAATCCGGCCCAGGGAGTCGCTCTCCGGTCCATCGTTCCCATGCATGGTCTGCGCTCCGCCAACGCCCTTATGCAGCAGGTCGTGTTCGTCATGCGCATCCTTGGCCCTGCCACATCCGCCGTGCTCGTCTCTGCCTTCGGTCCGCGCAGCTGCTATCTCGTGGATGCTGCCAGCTTCGCCGCGTCGGCCTGCTTCATCGCCACCGTGGCCATCTCACCCCCGCCTGCAAGCCAGGAGACGGCCACGACGCACACCGGTCTTGCCCGCATCCGCCATGACATGCAGCAAGGACTCAGCTTCATCGTCCATCATGCGGCCCTACTCTTTGTGATCCTTGCACTCGCCTCCGGCATGTTCGTGCTCGGCTGCTTCGGACCGCTGATCGCCATTTATGTGCGCGATGTCCTTCATGGGACGAACCGTGCCTTCGGTCTGGCCTCTGCGGCCATCGGAGTCGGCATTTTGCTCGGCCTTAACGTGCTGAACACCTTCGGCAAACGTCTGCGCGAGACCACCCTCGTCTACTCCGGTCTGAGTGGCATCGCCCTCGGTCTGATGGTGCTCGTCTTCTTCCCCCACCTCTGGACTACGGTCGTGGGCAATCTCTTCATCGGCTTCTCGGTCGCTGGCGTCATCGTTCCCGCGCAGACGCTTATCCAGCAGGAGACACCGCAACACCTTATGGGCCGCGTCGGTTCCACGGTGATGTCTTCCGTCTTCGCCGCCCAGATCGGCGGTCTGCTGCTCTCTGGCGTGCTGGCTCAACACACGGGAACGCGGCATGTCTTCGCACTCTGCGCAGTCCTGGTCGTTGTTCTCCTCGCCGCGGGCAAGTTTTTCATGGAGCCGAAGGACGCCCCGGCTACAAAACTCTGA
- a CDS encoding ABC transporter ATP-binding protein, protein MPIINASHLGKTYRSGKIETAALRDVSFSIDRGEFVAIVGPSGSGKSTLFYLLGGLTNATSGSVLIDNVDFAQLSDADRTRERGKKIGFVFQRFNLLPTLSAQGNIELAHEIAATGKPFDSAYLAELTELLKIDGRLHHRPSELSGGEQQRVAIARALITRPAIILADEPTGNLDTENSDAVLAMLRHASRELNQTVLMITHNLEAAQIADRVITMRDGRVQRIVAGKAADHIEHTVY, encoded by the coding sequence ATGCCCATTATTAATGCGTCCCACCTCGGTAAAACCTATCGCTCCGGCAAGATCGAAACCGCCGCCCTCCGCGACGTCTCTTTCTCCATCGACCGGGGCGAGTTTGTCGCCATTGTGGGGCCCTCCGGATCGGGAAAATCCACCCTTTTCTATTTGCTGGGAGGCCTTACCAACGCCACCTCCGGCTCCGTTCTGATCGACAACGTCGACTTTGCCCAGCTCTCCGACGCGGACCGCACACGCGAGCGCGGCAAGAAGATCGGCTTTGTCTTCCAGCGCTTCAATCTCCTGCCCACCCTCTCCGCTCAGGGCAACATCGAACTCGCGCACGAGATCGCCGCGACGGGCAAACCCTTCGATTCCGCCTATCTCGCCGAACTGACGGAGCTCCTCAAGATCGACGGCCGCCTCCATCATCGCCCTTCGGAGCTCTCCGGCGGAGAACAGCAGCGCGTCGCCATCGCCCGTGCCCTCATCACACGCCCGGCTATCATCCTTGCGGACGAGCCCACCGGCAACCTCGACACGGAAAACTCCGACGCCGTTCTCGCGATGCTGCGTCACGCGTCCCGTGAGCTCAACCAGACCGTCCTCATGATCACGCACAACCTGGAAGCAGCCCAGATCGCCGACCGCGTCATCACCATGCGCGACGGACGCGTCCAGCGTATTGTGGCAGGCAAAGCCGCCGATCACATCGAGCACACCGTTTACTAG
- the acpS gene encoding holo-ACP synthase, giving the protein MIHRDDIGGQAKELQGVSNSHGTRQGRDRFGKGVERMIVGTGTDLVEIARVARSLERFGARFEERVFTPEEIAYCRRKVKTATESFAARFAAKEAGAKALGTGISRGVSWQEIEVIRRPGERPELFFHGRAAEWAVRLGARKAHLSLTHGRESAIAMVVLES; this is encoded by the coding sequence TTGATTCACAGAGATGATATCGGCGGTCAGGCGAAGGAGCTACAGGGTGTGTCGAATTCGCACGGTACCCGGCAAGGTCGTGATAGGTTCGGCAAAGGAGTCGAGCGGATGATTGTGGGAACTGGAACCGATCTGGTGGAAATTGCGCGTGTGGCGCGGTCCTTGGAGAGGTTTGGGGCTCGTTTTGAGGAGAGAGTGTTTACGCCGGAGGAGATTGCGTACTGCCGGCGGAAGGTCAAGACGGCCACGGAGAGCTTTGCCGCACGGTTTGCGGCGAAAGAGGCCGGCGCAAAGGCCCTGGGAACCGGGATCAGCCGCGGTGTAAGCTGGCAGGAGATTGAGGTAATTCGACGACCCGGGGAGCGCCCGGAGCTGTTTTTTCATGGACGCGCCGCCGAGTGGGCTGTCAGGCTGGGCGCACGGAAGGCGCATCTGAGCCTGACCCACGGACGCGAAAGCGCCATTGCGATGGTGGTTCTGGAGAGCTGA
- a CDS encoding MlaD family protein, whose amino-acid sequence MPSQSDVKWSQLKVGVIVAVSLVLLITLLFLMTSASGTGFFAKKIHVKTYFENSAGLKPGAAVNLQGVTVGNVDKVKVVPDASRKLTPVEVTMKLDTKYLPMMKKDSKAALSTVGVLGDTVVDINSQFATGPTLADGDELKTLESPNLQDVVKASQGTIESLNVILAKMDRIVEAISQGKGAVGQLIYDDSLYTRANATVGELQKLSQNLNSGKGSIGKLLNDDEMYNHLNATTAKLDHIATELDAGKGSAGKLLKDDALYNNLNETLKHANSIMADADAGKGGIGLLVKDPAFAQKLNDTITRLDSVMTGIDKGEGTAGLLVKDPALYHNLDKLAVDSQSLVNTIRSDPKKYLTIHFKIF is encoded by the coding sequence ATGCCCAGCCAAAGTGATGTGAAGTGGTCGCAGTTGAAGGTGGGCGTAATTGTCGCCGTATCGCTGGTTCTTTTGATCACGCTCCTGTTTTTGATGACGAGTGCTTCCGGGACCGGATTTTTCGCAAAAAAGATCCACGTGAAGACGTATTTTGAGAACTCCGCCGGCCTGAAGCCAGGAGCCGCTGTGAACCTGCAGGGTGTCACCGTGGGCAACGTCGATAAGGTAAAGGTCGTCCCCGATGCGTCGCGCAAGCTGACGCCGGTCGAAGTGACCATGAAACTCGACACAAAGTACCTGCCGATGATGAAGAAAGATTCCAAGGCAGCGTTGAGCACTGTGGGCGTACTGGGCGATACGGTGGTCGATATCAATTCGCAGTTTGCAACCGGCCCGACGCTGGCCGACGGCGACGAGTTGAAGACGTTGGAAAGCCCCAATCTGCAGGACGTGGTGAAGGCAAGCCAGGGTACGATCGAGAGCCTGAATGTCATTCTGGCCAAGATGGACCGCATCGTCGAGGCCATTTCGCAGGGCAAGGGCGCCGTGGGACAGCTGATCTATGACGATTCTCTTTATACCCGGGCAAATGCAACGGTCGGTGAGCTGCAAAAACTGAGTCAGAATCTGAACTCCGGCAAGGGCTCCATCGGAAAACTGCTCAACGACGACGAGATGTACAACCACCTGAACGCGACGACAGCCAAACTGGACCATATCGCGACAGAACTGGATGCGGGTAAAGGGTCGGCAGGCAAGTTGTTGAAGGACGATGCTCTTTATAACAACTTGAATGAGACCTTAAAGCATGCGAACTCCATCATGGCGGACGCGGATGCGGGCAAGGGTGGAATCGGCCTGCTGGTCAAGGATCCGGCGTTCGCACAGAAGCTGAACGACACGATCACGCGACTGGACAGCGTGATGACGGGTATCGATAAGGGCGAAGGAACGGCGGGCCTGTTGGTCAAGGATCCTGCCTTGTATCACAACCTGGATAAGCTGGCGGTGGACTCACAGAGCCTGGTCAACACGATCCGAAGCGATCCGAAGAAGTACCTCACGATCCACTTCAAAATCTTCTAA
- a CDS encoding O-acetyl-ADP-ribose deacetylase, producing MRLEALLADITTLEVDAIVNAANTSLLGGGGVDGAIHRAAGPKLLEACRKLHGCPTGQVKATPGFRLPAKFVFHAVGPVWSDGTQDEDVLLASCYRRSLKLAFEHECASIAFPAISTGVYHFPLERAANIAVRTVREALAATPAASLEKVVFCCFNTQAETIYQALLNSL from the coding sequence ATGCGCCTCGAAGCCCTCCTCGCCGACATCACCACCCTGGAAGTCGATGCCATTGTCAATGCCGCAAACACCTCACTCCTCGGCGGAGGCGGTGTCGACGGAGCCATCCATCGCGCGGCTGGTCCCAAACTGCTCGAAGCATGCCGCAAACTGCACGGCTGCCCCACAGGCCAGGTTAAGGCTACTCCTGGCTTCCGGCTTCCCGCAAAGTTCGTCTTCCACGCCGTTGGGCCCGTCTGGAGCGACGGAACGCAGGACGAAGACGTCCTTTTGGCCAGCTGCTATCGCCGTTCGCTGAAACTGGCGTTCGAACACGAGTGCGCGTCGATCGCGTTTCCCGCTATCTCAACAGGCGTTTATCATTTTCCCTTGGAACGTGCCGCGAACATCGCCGTCCGCACCGTTCGCGAAGCCCTTGCTGCCACCCCGGCAGCTTCACTCGAAAAGGTCGTCTTTTGCTGCTTTAATACGCAGGCCGAAACGATCTATCAGGCCTTGCTTAACTCGCTTTAG
- the scpB gene encoding SMC-Scp complex subunit ScpB gives MSLKSKIEAVIYASEEPVTLAQLAGLLGEEAQAEMDAERARQSDLPLDGDQMDDSEPQITESEEDSEAELEEDAGVGDQHAAPAEEPAEVEEAAGAEESVSLPEAAVGQEDDEAVKSLSVEAEKKRQRETERAVREYLRAEAEKLIREYADSERGIEVREVAGGYRMGTKPEYHDAVRGFVKSLKPPLKLTLQALETLAVVAYKQPVTAAEISEIRGVDSGGVLGGLMSRKLIATAGRKQVVGRPMLYKTTKDFLLRFGLKDINELPSMEEFERMASELEEQEDLPMEQTEVDAMVEHANARGDAEHIAGETAVEAQPDGAGESVDDPVDEPTGDPVDDPSGPEEAVLPVADPADSMGEKMPEGGDSSEPLNDFLKEAAE, from the coding sequence ATGAGCCTTAAGTCGAAGATCGAAGCTGTGATTTACGCGTCGGAAGAGCCGGTGACGCTGGCGCAGTTAGCAGGACTTCTGGGGGAAGAGGCCCAGGCAGAGATGGACGCCGAGCGGGCGCGGCAGAGCGACCTGCCCCTTGACGGCGACCAGATGGACGATTCGGAGCCTCAGATCACCGAGTCGGAGGAAGATTCCGAAGCTGAGTTGGAAGAGGATGCCGGAGTCGGCGACCAGCATGCGGCTCCTGCCGAAGAGCCTGCTGAAGTGGAAGAGGCCGCTGGAGCCGAAGAATCGGTTTCCCTTCCCGAGGCTGCCGTAGGCCAGGAGGACGACGAAGCCGTCAAAAGTTTGAGTGTTGAGGCGGAGAAGAAGCGTCAGCGGGAGACGGAACGCGCTGTGCGCGAGTATCTCCGGGCCGAGGCCGAAAAGCTCATCCGCGAATATGCGGATTCGGAGCGTGGGATTGAAGTGCGTGAGGTCGCCGGTGGATACCGGATGGGCACCAAGCCCGAGTATCACGATGCCGTGCGCGGATTTGTGAAGAGTTTGAAACCTCCGTTGAAGCTGACGTTGCAGGCACTGGAGACTCTGGCTGTTGTGGCGTACAAGCAGCCGGTGACGGCGGCAGAGATTTCGGAGATCCGCGGCGTGGATTCGGGCGGCGTGCTCGGCGGTCTGATGTCACGCAAGCTGATCGCGACGGCAGGACGCAAGCAGGTGGTCGGTCGTCCTATGCTGTACAAGACGACGAAGGACTTCCTGTTGCGGTTTGGCCTGAAGGACATCAATGAGTTGCCGTCCATGGAAGAGTTTGAGCGCATGGCGAGCGAGCTGGAAGAGCAGGAAGATCTGCCGATGGAGCAGACCGAAGTCGATGCAATGGTGGAGCATGCCAACGCGCGCGGGGATGCGGAACACATTGCCGGCGAAACGGCCGTCGAGGCACAGCCGGATGGTGCGGGTGAGTCGGTCGATGATCCTGTCGATGAGCCTACTGGCGATCCCGTTGACGATCCTTCCGGGCCGGAAGAGGCGGTTTTACCGGTTGCCGATCCCGCCGATTCGATGGGCGAAAAGATGCCAGAGGGCGGCGATTCGAGCGAGCCATTGAACGATTTTTTGAAAGAAGCAGCAGAGTAG
- a CDS encoding pseudouridine synthase yields the protein MAKKPELKAGPEGVRLQKILADAGIASRRKSEEVILEGRVQVNGKVVTELGTRANPEKDHIRVDGKLLQGPEEHRYYLVNKPRGYVTTMHDPEKRPTIVDLLIKDGKMPDVRLYPVGRLDYNSEGLLLMTNDGELANALSKASNSVEKTYLVKVAGQPSEQAIDQLRRGVMIERGRLQETQGARRNRVMTAPAKVKLVRAGLNPWFEVSLTEGRNRQLRKMFEEIDHHVEKIRRIGYGALVLDVAPGEFRELKPGEVTALGRAATGKKVERRRTMPEAAKLTVPGKKTGSRKAYKRPRKEV from the coding sequence ATGGCGAAGAAACCTGAACTAAAGGCTGGCCCAGAGGGCGTCCGGTTACAGAAGATCCTGGCGGATGCCGGGATCGCATCGCGGCGAAAGTCCGAGGAGGTCATCCTCGAAGGCCGTGTGCAGGTGAATGGCAAAGTCGTCACCGAACTGGGGACGCGGGCAAATCCCGAGAAAGACCATATTCGCGTCGATGGCAAGCTGCTGCAGGGGCCGGAGGAGCATCGTTACTACTTGGTTAATAAGCCGCGCGGCTATGTGACGACGATGCACGATCCGGAGAAGCGTCCGACGATCGTCGATCTGCTGATTAAAGACGGAAAGATGCCTGATGTCCGGCTGTATCCAGTGGGTCGGCTCGATTACAATTCCGAAGGTCTGCTTCTGATGACCAACGATGGAGAGCTGGCGAACGCACTTTCCAAGGCATCCAACTCAGTCGAAAAGACTTATCTCGTGAAGGTCGCGGGGCAGCCTAGTGAGCAGGCAATCGACCAGCTGCGGCGCGGCGTGATGATCGAGCGCGGACGTCTGCAGGAGACGCAGGGTGCGCGGCGCAATCGTGTCATGACGGCTCCGGCAAAGGTGAAGCTGGTGCGTGCCGGGTTGAACCCATGGTTCGAGGTTTCCCTAACTGAGGGACGGAACCGTCAGCTGCGCAAGATGTTCGAAGAGATCGACCACCATGTGGAGAAGATTCGGCGTATCGGATACGGAGCACTGGTGCTGGACGTGGCTCCGGGTGAGTTTCGCGAACTGAAGCCGGGCGAAGTGACAGCCTTGGGGCGCGCGGCTACCGGTAAGAAAGTGGAGCGGCGGCGGACGATGCCGGAGGCCGCGAAGCTGACGGTTCCGGGAAAGAAGACCGGGTCGCGGAAGGCTTACAAGCGTCCGCGCAAGGAAGTTTAG
- the msrA gene encoding peptide-methionine (S)-S-oxide reductase MsrA, which translates to MAIEKATFGAGCFWGVEAKFQELPGVLETAVGYEGGELERPTYKDVCTDTTGHAEVVEVTYDPTRVTFETLLDTFFLLHDPTQLNRQGPDWGTQYRSAIFAHNEAQAEEARSKIRELNAEGVYRQPIATKVEEAQTFWRAEEYHQRYLEKRGMVSCHI; encoded by the coding sequence GTGGCAATAGAGAAGGCGACGTTTGGTGCAGGGTGCTTTTGGGGTGTGGAAGCAAAGTTTCAGGAGCTTCCTGGAGTTCTGGAGACAGCAGTAGGATACGAGGGCGGCGAGCTGGAAAGGCCTACATATAAAGATGTCTGTACCGATACCACGGGCCACGCCGAGGTTGTGGAAGTGACATACGATCCAACCCGCGTGACGTTTGAGACGTTACTGGACACCTTTTTCCTTCTTCATGATCCGACCCAGTTGAACCGGCAGGGACCCGATTGGGGAACGCAGTATCGTTCGGCGATCTTTGCCCACAATGAGGCACAGGCGGAAGAGGCGCGGAGCAAGATTCGCGAGTTGAACGCGGAGGGTGTTTACCGCCAGCCGATCGCAACCAAGGTGGAAGAAGCGCAGACGTTCTGGCGTGCAGAGGAGTATCACCAGCGCTACCTGGAAAAGCGCGGCATGGTCAGCTGCCACATCTAG